TTAAAGCCATGCTTTACGGATTTTAAAGAGAACTTTTAAGAGCTCTCATTTAATTCTTGCGGCATTATTATGTTGACTTATTATGCCAAAATAGACATATAGATTCCCGTAATAAGAACAGTATTACTGCGAAGTTCAACACGTATTAAAAGCACTGAATTGGATAAAAACTGAATTGATCTGGCATAATTTAATAATCTGGAGACACGACTCATGATGAAAACAGTTCCTGTTGAGGATGCCATAGGAAACGTACTCTGCCACGATATGACCCGTATTGTTCCCGGGGAATATAAAGGACCTGCTTTTAAAAAAGGTCATATTATCTGCCAAGAAGATATCCCTGTTCTGCTCGAAATTGGAAAAGAACATGTTTACATTCTTAGCCTCGAAAAAGGACAACTCCACGAAAATGATGCTGCAAGACGCATTGCAAAAGCCGCCGCAGGACCGGGTATAACTCTTTCTGATATAAGCGAAGGCCGCATTAATATGAAAGCTGCCCCGGGGCTCTTATCCATTAACATTGAAGCTCTTGAACGCATCAATTCAATTGAAGAAGTCGTGATTGCTACAATGCATAACGGTTTACATGTTTCATCTCCTCGTGATGTGGCAGGAACCCGAGTTGTTCCGCTAGTTATCGACGAAAGCAAAATCATCGAAGTAGAAAAAATATGTAGAGAATGTGGTCCGATTGTAAGTGTGAAACCTTTCCGAAATCTCAAAGTCGGAGTCATTACAACCGGCAGTGAAGTTTACACCGGACGCATAAAAGATAAATTCGGCCCAGTTATCCGCGAAAAATTCAAACACCTTAATTCCGAAGTAATCTCCCAAACTTTTGTCAGCGACGACCCTGAAATGACTCGTGCGGCCATTTTGAAGTCCATTGATGATGGAGCTCAAATGGTTGTTCTTACCGGTGGAATGAGCGTCGACCCAGACGATCAAACCCCCGCGAGCATCCGATCAACAGGCGCTGAAATTATCACATATGGTGCTCCATCTTTCCCAGGAGTCATGTTCATGTTGGCCTACCTGAACGGTGTCCCGATCATCGGACTGCCCGGGTGTGTCATGTACTACCGTGCCAGCATTTTCGATCTCATTGTTCCTAGAATTGTAGCAGGGGAAAGACCCAAAAAGAGTGAATTCGCATCCCTTGGGCATGGCGGATTCTGTGCCAGCTGTGAAACCTGTCGTTACCCTCTATGTTCATTCGGTAAATAATAAATTTTGCGCTTTGTTGAGGCGCTTAATTATAGTGAAACAGCAATAATTTTAAGGAGGCTTTTTAGAATGATTAAAAAAACGCTCAAAGTTAACGGAGTAGAACGCACAGTGATCGTGGAAAACGATACTGCGCTTGCTACTGTTTTACGTGAAAACCTCGGTCTTACTAGTGTTAAGATTGGTTGTGGAACTGGGCAATGTGGTAGCTGTTCCGTACTCATCGATGGAAAAGTTAAACGCACATGTTCTCTTAAAATGAAACGTGTTGAAAATTTCACTGAAATCCTCACCACTGAAGGAATCGGAACACCTAACCAGCTACACCCTATCCAGATTGCATGGATGGCACATGGTGGAGCTCAATGTGGTTTCTGTACTCCTGGATTTATCGTATCCACTTACGGTCTCATTCTAGCTAAGCCATCTCCAACTCGCGAAGATGTTCGTGACTGGTTCCAGAAACACCGCAATGCTTGTCGTTGTACTGGTTACAAACAGCTTGTTGATGCAGTAATGGACGCAGCAGCAGTTATGCGCGGCGACATGAACGTTGATGAACTTCTCTTCAAAATGCCTGAAGACGGACGCATCTGGGGATCAAAATACCCACGCCCAACAGCAGTTGCTAAAGTTACTGGTACTCTTGATTATGGCGCAGACCTCGGCCTCAAGATGCCTGAAGGAACACTTAAATGTGCTCTAGTACAGGCAGATGTATCTCACGCAAATATACTTTCCATTGACACCAGCGAAGCTGAAAAAATGGAAGGCGTAGAAAAGATTGTTACTCATAAAGATATCAAAGGTAAGAACCTCATTACCGGCCTGATCACTTTCCCCACCAACAAAGGTGACGGATGGGACAGACCTATTCTTGCTGAAAAGAAAATCTTCCAGTTCGGTGATGCAATTGCCATCGTTTGTGCAGACACTGAAAAGCATGCAAAAGCAGCTGCCGCGAAGGTTGTAGTTGAAATCGAGCAGCTTCCTGAATACATGAGTGCTCCAGCAGCTATGGCTGATGATGCTATCGAAATTCATCCTGGCACACCAAACGTATACTTCGAGCAGAAAATTGCTAAGGGTGACGACACAACTCCTATCTTTGATAAAGCTGATGCAGTTATCGAAGATGACTTCTATGTTTCACGCCAGCCTCACATGCCTATCGAACCAGATGTAGGATTTGCTTTCATGGATGATGATGGCAAACTTTGCATTCACTCCAAATCAATCGGCTTGCATCTGCATGCTGCTATGATCGCTCCTGGTATGGGCATTGAAGTTGAAAACCTAGTCATGGTTCAGAACTTTGCTGGTGGTACTTTCGGGTACAAATTCAGCCCGACAATGGAAGCACTCGTTGGTGTTGCATGTCTTGCTACTGGTAAACCTGTATTCTTGAACTACACATGGTTCCAGCAGCAGACTTACACAGGAAAACGTTCACCATTCTTCACAACTGTACGTCTTGCTGCAGATAACGATGGTAAACTCCGCTCCATGGAAACTGACTGGATTTGTGACCACGGTCCTTATTCTGAATTCGGTGATTTGCTGACTCTTCGCGGTGCTCAGTTCATCGGAGCTGGTTACGATATCGCATCCATCCGTGGTAAAGGTCGCACAGTTTGTACCAACCACGCATGGGGTTCTGCTTTCCGTGGATACGGTTCAACAGAAGTTGAGTTTGCATCAGAAGTTCTGATGGATGAACTAGCTGTTAAATTGAACATGGATCCTTTCGATCTTCGTTACAAAAACATCTACCGCGAAGGTGCTACAACTCCAACAGGACAGACTCCTGAAGTTCTGAGTCTTGTAGAAATATTCGACACAGCTCGTCCTCTATACGAAGCAGCTAAAAAACGTGTTGCCGCGAAATCTACTGATGCAATCAAACACGGTGTAGGTATCGCCCTCGGTGTTTACGGTTGTGGTCTAGATGGACCAGATGCTGCTGAAGCTGAAATTGAGCTTAATGCAGACGGTTCTGTAACTATGTACGCTTGCTGGCTTGACCATGGTCAGGGTGCTGACATGGGTGTTCTCGGAACAGCTCATGAAGCTCTCCGCCCACTAGGTATCGCTCCTGAAGATATCCACTTGGTAATGAATGACACCCGCACCTGTAAAAATGGTGGCCCGGCTGGTGGTAGTCGTTCACAGGTTGTTATCGGTAATGCAATCATCGCTGCTTGTAGAGCTTTGATGGACAGCATGCGTAAAGCTGACGGTAGCTTCCGCTCTTACGACGAAATGTCCAAAGAAAATGTTGCTCTCCGCCACACCGGTGCATGGACCGCTCCTTGTACTGAATGTGATGAAAACGGTCAGGGTAGCCCATTCGCATGTTACATGTACGGGTTCTTCATGATGGAAGTTGCTGTTGAAGTCGCAACTGGTAAAGTTGAAGTTGAAAAAGCAACTCTTGTTGCTGACATCGGTAAAATCAACAACAAACTAGTTGTTGATGGTCAGATGTACGGTGGACTTGCTCAGGGTATCGGAATAGCTCTTACTGAAGACTATGAAGATATCAAAAAGCATTCTACTATGATCGGCGCAGGTTTCCCTTTCATCAAAGATATCCCAGACGCAATGGAACTTGTCTACATTGAAACACCTCGTCCAGAAGGCTCTCATGGAGCATCCGGAGTTGGTGAACTTCCTTTGACTTGTCCTCATGGTGCAGTCATCAATGCTATCTACAATGCATGTGGCGCACGCGTCACTAAGCTTCCAGCTAAGCCAGAAAAGGTTCTTGCTGCACTGAAAGCTAACGCTTAATTATTAAAAGGTCATGGCTGAGTGTTTTTAAAGCACTCGGCTATGACTATATTTTTTACAGGTATAGGATTATTATGGATCAGGGATCACTTCACGAAATAGAAGCAAAGTGTATTCAGGAAGAACCTCCCCGATGCCGGGCCGCATGCCCGCTTCACGTGGACGGACGGGAATTTTGCAGACTTTTAGCAGCCGGTAAAACGGATAAAGCTTGGGCTGTCCTTTGCAGAACACTTCCCTTACCTGCCATAACAGCGCGCATCTGTGATGCCCCCTGTAAAAAAGCCTGCCTCCGCGACAAAGTCGGCGGCGGAATAGAAATGAACGCACTTGAGCGGTTTTGTGCTGAAAACACAAAACGCACTCCTCCCTTCCGTCCTTTACCAGCACGTGGAAAAACAGTCGCTATACTTGGCGCATTTTTGCCGGGACTGACAGCCGCTTGGGATCTTGCCAAAAAGGGATTCACTGTTACTGTCTTTTGCCAAAACAGCGACGAAGCATTTGCAACCCTGCCGCAAGAATTTATGTATATGGACATTTTTCAGCAAGAATTAGCAACTATTAAAAAAATGGGTGTCACTTTTGATGAAAATTGCGCACCTGACTTAAAACTCACTGAAGAATGCTTAAAAAAGTTCGACGCTGTTTTTGTTGATCCAATAGCATACAATGCAAGTATGCTAAATATAAAAGATCCGTCTGTTACCACTCTTGAAACTGAACACACTGGACTATTTGCAGCAACGGCACCCAAAAAAGATACATCTTCCATTTTTCTTATGGCAATCGGCCGAAAGGGAGCTTTATCCATTGAAAGATTTATGCAAAAGGCATCCCTCGCGGCAGGACGTGAACGCGAAGAGCCTTTTGAAACAAAGCTTTATACAAATATCAGCAAAATTGAGTCGCTTGCACCTATTAAACTTCCAGTGGCCGGATACAATTCAGATACAGCAAAAGAAGAAGCTTCGCGCTGTATCCAATGTGAATGCATGGAATGTGTTAAGAATTGTACTTACCTTTCTAGCTTTGATGGATACCCAAAAGTTTTTGCGCGGCAGATATATAACAATGCATCCATAGTAATGGGCACACGCAGGGCAAATATTCTTATTAATTCATGTATGCTCTGTGGCCTATGCACCGAAATATGTCCTGAAAATTTCTCCATGAAAAATCTGTGCATGGACGCACGACAAGATTTAGTTAGCAAGGGCCATATGCCTCCCTCTGCTCATGAATTTGCATTGCGCGACATGGAACATGCCGACCGCGATACTTGCACTATCAATAAGCACCAAGCCGGAACAAATGAAAGTGAATGGGCATTTTTCCCGGGGTGCCAGTTACCGGCCTCTGATCCTACTGCAGTTGAACGAGTTTATAATTACCTTTGCGAATCCTTAAACGGAGGAACAGGGCTAATGCTCCGCTGTTGCGGCGCTCCTGCGGATTGGTCTGGGCGCATTGAACTTTTCGCAACAAAAGCAGAATCTATCCGCTCCGATTGGGAGTCTTTAGGAAAACCCAAAGTTATTGCAGCATGCCCTTCGTGTATGGAAACTTTACAAAAAGCCATCCCCGAAGCAGAAGTTACCTCATTATGGTCAATACTCTGCCAGTACAGAGAAAACTTGAATCCTGTTTTACCTGAAACAATTTCTTCACTTCAAGACCCCTGCACAGCAAGACACAACGAAAAATTGCTAACTGATGTCCGTCTTTTATTATCTGACCTTCGCATTGAATTTACCGAACCAGAATTATCAGGGCTACACACTGAATGTTGTGGATTCGGCGGACTTCTGGCCGGGGCTAACGAACCTTTATCAAAAAAAGTGGCAGAAGCGCGCGGATCTAAACTTGATGGAGATGGAATCACCTATTGCGCCATGTGCCGCGATATGCTCGTAAAAAGCGGAAAACGCTGCCTTCATTTATTAGACGTAATATTTCCTTCGGAAAGTCCCGACCCCGCAGCGCGAACTGTACCCCATTACTCAGAGCGTCGCGAGAATCGAGTCAGGCTTAAGGGGCAGATGCTAGATATAATCTGGCGAACCCCATCTGCTCCTCGTCCTGACTATGAATCTATT
This DNA window, taken from Maridesulfovibrio frigidus DSM 17176, encodes the following:
- a CDS encoding molybdopterin-binding protein — its product is MMKTVPVEDAIGNVLCHDMTRIVPGEYKGPAFKKGHIICQEDIPVLLEIGKEHVYILSLEKGQLHENDAARRIAKAAAGPGITLSDISEGRINMKAAPGLLSINIEALERINSIEEVVIATMHNGLHVSSPRDVAGTRVVPLVIDESKIIEVEKICRECGPIVSVKPFRNLKVGVITTGSEVYTGRIKDKFGPVIREKFKHLNSEVISQTFVSDDPEMTRAAILKSIDDGAQMVVLTGGMSVDPDDQTPASIRSTGAEIITYGAPSFPGVMFMLAYLNGVPIIGLPGCVMYYRASIFDLIVPRIVAGERPKKSEFASLGHGGFCASCETCRYPLCSFGK
- a CDS encoding molybdopterin-dependent aldehyde oxidoreductase — encoded protein: MIKKTLKVNGVERTVIVENDTALATVLRENLGLTSVKIGCGTGQCGSCSVLIDGKVKRTCSLKMKRVENFTEILTTEGIGTPNQLHPIQIAWMAHGGAQCGFCTPGFIVSTYGLILAKPSPTREDVRDWFQKHRNACRCTGYKQLVDAVMDAAAVMRGDMNVDELLFKMPEDGRIWGSKYPRPTAVAKVTGTLDYGADLGLKMPEGTLKCALVQADVSHANILSIDTSEAEKMEGVEKIVTHKDIKGKNLITGLITFPTNKGDGWDRPILAEKKIFQFGDAIAIVCADTEKHAKAAAAKVVVEIEQLPEYMSAPAAMADDAIEIHPGTPNVYFEQKIAKGDDTTPIFDKADAVIEDDFYVSRQPHMPIEPDVGFAFMDDDGKLCIHSKSIGLHLHAAMIAPGMGIEVENLVMVQNFAGGTFGYKFSPTMEALVGVACLATGKPVFLNYTWFQQQTYTGKRSPFFTTVRLAADNDGKLRSMETDWICDHGPYSEFGDLLTLRGAQFIGAGYDIASIRGKGRTVCTNHAWGSAFRGYGSTEVEFASEVLMDELAVKLNMDPFDLRYKNIYREGATTPTGQTPEVLSLVEIFDTARPLYEAAKKRVAAKSTDAIKHGVGIALGVYGCGLDGPDAAEAEIELNADGSVTMYACWLDHGQGADMGVLGTAHEALRPLGIAPEDIHLVMNDTRTCKNGGPAGGSRSQVVIGNAIIAACRALMDSMRKADGSFRSYDEMSKENVALRHTGAWTAPCTECDENGQGSPFACYMYGFFMMEVAVEVATGKVEVEKATLVADIGKINNKLVVDGQMYGGLAQGIGIALTEDYEDIKKHSTMIGAGFPFIKDIPDAMELVYIETPRPEGSHGASGVGELPLTCPHGAVINAIYNACGARVTKLPAKPEKVLAALKANA
- a CDS encoding pyridine nucleotide-disulfide oxidoreductase/dicluster-binding protein; this translates as MDQGSLHEIEAKCIQEEPPRCRAACPLHVDGREFCRLLAAGKTDKAWAVLCRTLPLPAITARICDAPCKKACLRDKVGGGIEMNALERFCAENTKRTPPFRPLPARGKTVAILGAFLPGLTAAWDLAKKGFTVTVFCQNSDEAFATLPQEFMYMDIFQQELATIKKMGVTFDENCAPDLKLTEECLKKFDAVFVDPIAYNASMLNIKDPSVTTLETEHTGLFAATAPKKDTSSIFLMAIGRKGALSIERFMQKASLAAGREREEPFETKLYTNISKIESLAPIKLPVAGYNSDTAKEEASRCIQCECMECVKNCTYLSSFDGYPKVFARQIYNNASIVMGTRRANILINSCMLCGLCTEICPENFSMKNLCMDARQDLVSKGHMPPSAHEFALRDMEHADRDTCTINKHQAGTNESEWAFFPGCQLPASDPTAVERVYNYLCESLNGGTGLMLRCCGAPADWSGRIELFATKAESIRSDWESLGKPKVIAACPSCMETLQKAIPEAEVTSLWSILCQYRENLNPVLPETISSLQDPCTARHNEKLLTDVRLLLSDLRIEFTEPELSGLHTECCGFGGLLAGANEPLSKKVAEARGSKLDGDGITYCAMCRDMLVKSGKRCLHLLDVIFPSESPDPAARTVPHYSERRENRVRLKGQMLDIIWRTPSAPRPDYESILVSFTKEATRLMEERRILITDIQKTLKAMDTSGKVLENIETGLKLTYFRPVTVTYWIEYEQTAENSYLIHKVWSHRMRILGVSK